Proteins encoded together in one Muntiacus reevesi chromosome 22, mMunRee1.1, whole genome shotgun sequence window:
- the DMP1 gene encoding dentin matrix acidic phosphoprotein 1 isoform X2 → MKTTILLMFLWGLSCALPVTRYQNTESKSSEEWKGHLAQTPTPPLANEDPSDSTESEEVLGLDDQRRPAGGLSRRGGSEGDNKDDDEDESGDDTFGDDDGGPGPEERRSGGDSRLGSDEDSADTTGSREDSAPQGDEGAQDTTSESRDLDREDEGNSRPEGGDSTPDSESEEHWVGGGSDGDSSHGDGSEFDDEGMQSDDPGAYRSERGNSRISRAGLKSRESKGDDEERASRQDSHESPAAGYPRRKFFRKSRLPEEDGRGELEDSRTVEVMSDSTENPDSQEAGLGQSREHSKSESRQESEENRSPEDSQDVQDPSSESSQEVDLPSQENSSESQEEALHESRGDNPDNATSHSRDPQADSESSEEDVLDKPSDSESTSTEEQADSESHESLRSSEESPESTEEQNSSSQEGAQSRSRESPSEEDDGSDSQDSSRSKEDSNSTESVSSSEEEARAKNTEVESRKLTVDAYHNKPIGDQDDNDCQDGY, encoded by the exons ATGAAGACCACCATCCTGCTTATGTTCCTGTGGGGACTTTCCTGTGCTCTGCCAGTAA CCAGGTATCAAAATACTGAATCCAAGAGCTCTGAAGAATGGAAG GGTCATTTGGCTCAGACACCAACACCACCTTTG gCAAATGAAGACCCCAGTGACAGCACAGAATCCGAGGAGGTCCTGGGCCTTGATGATCAGCGTAGACCAGCTGGCGGCCTGTCTCGGAGGGGAGGAAGCGAAGGCGATAATAAAGATGATGATGAAGACGAGAGTGGAGATGACACCTTTGGTGATGATGACGGTGGCCCAGGACCCGAAGAGAGACGATCAGGAGGGGACTCCAGGCTTGGAAGCGACGAAGACTCGGCTGACACCACAGGATCCAGGGAAGACAGCGCCCCCCAAGGGGATGAGGGGGCCCAGGATACCACCAGCGAGAGCAGGGACCTTGACCGTGAGGATGAGGGGAACAGCAGGCCCGAGGGCGGTGACTCCACTCCAGACAGCGAGAGTGAGGAGCACTGGGTGGGAGGTGGCAGTGATGGGGACAGCAGCCACGGGGATGGCTCTGAGTTCGACGATGAAGGGATGCAGAGCGATGATCCTGGCGCCTACAGGAGCGAGAGGGGCAACTCCCGAATAAGCCGTGCGGGCCTCAAGTCAAGAGAATCGAAAGGGGACGATGAGGAGCGGGCAAGCAGGCAGGATTCCCATGAGAGCCCAGCAGCGGGGTATCCCCGCAGGAAATTCTTCAGGAAGTCTCGCCTTCCTGAGGAAGATGGCAGAGGCGAGCTTGAGGATAGTCGCACGGTGGAAGTCATGAGTGACTCCACCGAAAACCCTGACTCCCAGGAAGCCGGCCTTGGCCAATCCAGGGAACACAGCAAGAGCGAATCTCGACAAGAGAGTGAGGAGAACCGGTCCCCGGAGGACAGTCAGGATGTCCAAGACCCCAGCAGCGAGTCTAGCCAAGAGGTCGACCTGCCTTCTCAAGAGAACAGTAGCGAATCTCAGGAAGAGGCGCTACATGAGTCCAGGGGTGACAACCCCGATAACGCCACCAGTCACTCCAGAGACCCTCAGGCAGACAGCGAGTCCAGTGAGGAGGACGTGTTGGATAAGCCCTCCGATTCAGAGAGCACATCCACAGAGGAGCAGGCTGACAGCGAATCCCATGAGAGCCTCAGGTCCTCGGAGGAGAGCCCGGAGTCCACCGAAGAGCAGAACAGCTCTAGCCAGGAGGGCGCCCAGAGCCGGAGCCGGGAGAGCCCGTCTGAGGAAGACGATGGTAGCGATTCCCAGGACAGCAGCAGATCGAAAGAAGACAGCAACTCGACCGAGAGCGTGTCAAGCAGCGAGGAAGAGGCCCGAGCCAAAAACACCGAGGTAGAAAGCAGAAAATTAACGGTCGACGCTTACCACAACAAACCCATCGGAGATCAGGATGACAATGACTGCCAAGATGGCTACTAG
- the DMP1 gene encoding dentin matrix acidic phosphoprotein 1 isoform X1 encodes MKTTILLMFLWGLSCALPVTRYQNTESKSSEEWKGHLAQTPTPPLESSESSEESKLSSEEQANEDPSDSTESEEVLGLDDQRRPAGGLSRRGGSEGDNKDDDEDESGDDTFGDDDGGPGPEERRSGGDSRLGSDEDSADTTGSREDSAPQGDEGAQDTTSESRDLDREDEGNSRPEGGDSTPDSESEEHWVGGGSDGDSSHGDGSEFDDEGMQSDDPGAYRSERGNSRISRAGLKSRESKGDDEERASRQDSHESPAAGYPRRKFFRKSRLPEEDGRGELEDSRTVEVMSDSTENPDSQEAGLGQSREHSKSESRQESEENRSPEDSQDVQDPSSESSQEVDLPSQENSSESQEEALHESRGDNPDNATSHSRDPQADSESSEEDVLDKPSDSESTSTEEQADSESHESLRSSEESPESTEEQNSSSQEGAQSRSRESPSEEDDGSDSQDSSRSKEDSNSTESVSSSEEEARAKNTEVESRKLTVDAYHNKPIGDQDDNDCQDGY; translated from the exons ATGAAGACCACCATCCTGCTTATGTTCCTGTGGGGACTTTCCTGTGCTCTGCCAGTAA CCAGGTATCAAAATACTGAATCCAAGAGCTCTGAAGAATGGAAG GGTCATTTGGCTCAGACACCAACACCACCTTTG gagaGCAGTGAGTCATCAGAAGAAAGTAAACTTAGCTCAGAGGAACAG gCAAATGAAGACCCCAGTGACAGCACAGAATCCGAGGAGGTCCTGGGCCTTGATGATCAGCGTAGACCAGCTGGCGGCCTGTCTCGGAGGGGAGGAAGCGAAGGCGATAATAAAGATGATGATGAAGACGAGAGTGGAGATGACACCTTTGGTGATGATGACGGTGGCCCAGGACCCGAAGAGAGACGATCAGGAGGGGACTCCAGGCTTGGAAGCGACGAAGACTCGGCTGACACCACAGGATCCAGGGAAGACAGCGCCCCCCAAGGGGATGAGGGGGCCCAGGATACCACCAGCGAGAGCAGGGACCTTGACCGTGAGGATGAGGGGAACAGCAGGCCCGAGGGCGGTGACTCCACTCCAGACAGCGAGAGTGAGGAGCACTGGGTGGGAGGTGGCAGTGATGGGGACAGCAGCCACGGGGATGGCTCTGAGTTCGACGATGAAGGGATGCAGAGCGATGATCCTGGCGCCTACAGGAGCGAGAGGGGCAACTCCCGAATAAGCCGTGCGGGCCTCAAGTCAAGAGAATCGAAAGGGGACGATGAGGAGCGGGCAAGCAGGCAGGATTCCCATGAGAGCCCAGCAGCGGGGTATCCCCGCAGGAAATTCTTCAGGAAGTCTCGCCTTCCTGAGGAAGATGGCAGAGGCGAGCTTGAGGATAGTCGCACGGTGGAAGTCATGAGTGACTCCACCGAAAACCCTGACTCCCAGGAAGCCGGCCTTGGCCAATCCAGGGAACACAGCAAGAGCGAATCTCGACAAGAGAGTGAGGAGAACCGGTCCCCGGAGGACAGTCAGGATGTCCAAGACCCCAGCAGCGAGTCTAGCCAAGAGGTCGACCTGCCTTCTCAAGAGAACAGTAGCGAATCTCAGGAAGAGGCGCTACATGAGTCCAGGGGTGACAACCCCGATAACGCCACCAGTCACTCCAGAGACCCTCAGGCAGACAGCGAGTCCAGTGAGGAGGACGTGTTGGATAAGCCCTCCGATTCAGAGAGCACATCCACAGAGGAGCAGGCTGACAGCGAATCCCATGAGAGCCTCAGGTCCTCGGAGGAGAGCCCGGAGTCCACCGAAGAGCAGAACAGCTCTAGCCAGGAGGGCGCCCAGAGCCGGAGCCGGGAGAGCCCGTCTGAGGAAGACGATGGTAGCGATTCCCAGGACAGCAGCAGATCGAAAGAAGACAGCAACTCGACCGAGAGCGTGTCAAGCAGCGAGGAAGAGGCCCGAGCCAAAAACACCGAGGTAGAAAGCAGAAAATTAACGGTCGACGCTTACCACAACAAACCCATCGGAGATCAGGATGACAATGACTGCCAAGATGGCTACTAG